One Aegilops tauschii subsp. strangulata cultivar AL8/78 chromosome 7, Aet v6.0, whole genome shotgun sequence genomic window carries:
- the LOC109765675 gene encoding peroxidase 3 gives MAAATLVLVMLVVTVGVAVAMAEGGKLWQGYYEQSCPRAEQIVKHYVERHVPHAPSVAATLIRTHFHDCFVRGCDASVLLNATTGGGEAEKDATPNLTLRGFAFLDRVKALLEQECPGVVSCADILALASRDAVGVIGGPFWRVPTGRRDGRVSIKQEALDQIPAPTMNFTDLLTSFRAKGLDLADLVWLSGAHTIGISHCNSFTERLYNFTGRGGPGDADPSLDAEYAANLRRTKCTTPTDNTTIVEMDPGSFLTFDTSYYRGLLKRRGLFQSDAALITDAAARADVESVAKGPSEVFFQVFARSMVRMGMIEVKTGGEGEIRRHCAVVNS, from the exons ATGGCGGCGGCGACGTTGGTGTTGGTGATGCTCGTGGTGACGGTTGGCGTCGCGGTGGCGATGGCGGAGGGCGGGAAGCTGTGGCAGGGGTACTACGAGCAGAGCTGCCCGCGGGCGGAGCAGATCGTGAAGCACTACGTGGAGCGGCACGTCCCGCACGCGCCCTCCGTCGCCGCCACCCTCATCCGCACCCACTTCCACGACTGCTTCGTCAGG GGGTGCGACGCGTCGGTGCTGCTGAACGCGACGACCGGCGGCGGGGAAGCCGAGAAGGACGCGACGCCCAACCTGACGCTGCGCGGCTTCGCCTTCCTGGACCGCGTGAAGGCGCTCCTCGAGCAGGAGTGCCCCGGCGTCGTCTCCTGCGCCGACATCCTCGCGCTCGCCTCCCGCGACGCCGTCGGCGTCATC GGCGGGCCGTTCTGGCGCGTGCCGACGGGGCGTCGCGACGGCAGGGTGTCGATCAAGCAGGAGGCGCTGGACCAGATCCCGGCGCCCACCATGAACTTCACCGACCTCCTCACCTCCTTCCGTGCCAAGGGCCTCGACCTCGCCGACCTCGTCTGGCTCTCAG GGGCACACACCATCGGCATCTCACACTGCAACTCCTTCACCGAGCGGCTATACAACTTTACCGGCCGTGGAGGACCCGGGGACGCGGATCCATCTCTTGATGCGGAGTATGCTGCCAACCTCCGCAGGACCAAGTGCACCACGCCCACGGACAACACCACCATCGTGGAGATGGACCCTGGGAGCTTCCTCACCTTTGACACTAGCTACTACCGTGGCCTCCTAAAGCGTCGGGGACTCTTCCAGTCCGATGCCGCGCTCATCACCGATGCTGCAGCAAGGGCCGACGTCGAGAGCGTGGCCAAGGGTCCGTCGGAGGTGTTCTTCCAGGTGTTCGCACGGTCCATGGTGAGGATGGGCATGATAGAAGTGAAGACCGGTGGCGAGGGGGAGATCAGACGGCATTGTGCCGTTGTCAACAGCTAG